One window from the genome of Leptolyngbyaceae cyanobacterium encodes:
- a CDS encoding tetratricopeptide repeat protein — MSRVMHRRQGSSHTIYRTLECRPDSFEDWYQQGNALCDLERYEEALASYERALEYNPDDYWAWYGRGDVLEALECYEDALASYDKALKTKPQDYWAWCQRGLVLRQLERYEEAIASYDKALEIRPWDYWTWYNKGRVALEDLDWYEEAIACFDQALAERPDDYWSWYRKGDALRQLEDYEDAIACYDQALDQRPQDYWAWYRRGDALRHWGKLEEALTSYGKAVEAKPDDYWGWYQQGEIQRQLGQYQEAITSYDKALDNAPDDEYAWYNQACCYALLGNAEQAIASLREAIDLNAEEYQELAKTDSDFNRLRGNEPFHSLVFDPFFHQRNGRNS; from the coding sequence ATGAGTAGAGTGATGCATCGGAGACAGGGTTCGTCTCATACCATCTACAGAACCCTAGAGTGCCGCCCAGATAGCTTTGAGGATTGGTACCAGCAGGGGAATGCGTTGTGCGATTTGGAGCGCTATGAAGAAGCCCTCGCCAGCTATGAAAGAGCGTTAGAGTACAATCCGGATGATTATTGGGCATGGTACGGGCGAGGTGATGTTCTAGAGGCTTTGGAATGCTATGAAGACGCACTGGCTAGCTATGACAAAGCGTTAAAAACGAAACCGCAAGACTACTGGGCTTGGTGCCAACGGGGACTAGTGCTGCGGCAACTGGAACGTTATGAAGAGGCGATCGCCAGCTACGACAAAGCCTTAGAAATCCGTCCTTGGGATTACTGGACTTGGTACAACAAAGGACGCGTTGCTTTGGAGGATTTGGATTGGTATGAAGAGGCGATCGCCTGTTTCGATCAAGCGTTGGCAGAACGTCCTGATGATTACTGGAGTTGGTATCGTAAAGGAGATGCCCTGCGCCAGTTGGAAGACTATGAGGACGCGATCGCTTGTTACGACCAAGCCCTTGACCAACGACCACAGGATTACTGGGCATGGTATCGTCGGGGAGACGCCCTGCGCCATTGGGGAAAACTTGAAGAAGCGCTTACCAGCTATGGCAAAGCGGTGGAGGCTAAACCCGATGACTACTGGGGTTGGTATCAGCAAGGAGAAATCCAGCGACAATTAGGCCAATATCAGGAAGCGATTACCAGCTACGACAAAGCGCTGGACAACGCGCCAGATGATGAATATGCCTGGTATAACCAAGCCTGTTGTTATGCGTTGTTGGGTAATGCGGAACAAGCGATCGCAAGCTTGCGAGAAGCCATTGATTTGAATGCCGAGGAATATCAAGAACTGGCTAAAACTGACTCAGATTTTAATCGCTTGCGGGGAAATGAGCCGTTTCATTCCTTGGTTTTTGACCCGTTCTTTCATCAGCGAAATGGACGGAATTCCTAG
- a CDS encoding DUF790 family protein, which translates to MLPTELLINRQNGETIIPKRLPINSETCAIATELITCFQNAIGSTQGDLDRQLSEFEGDSPDYRVKRGLAHILKSSFCTFEVVSPLEPKELRQRVFTLSAQAVPSHQASEATLETLSITLSKELNHEVLPQHIRVGLYADLQENRILTQFEDPAPEALIHRYNLSQVQGIFYRASQMALNAHRNVPGEYKLLFRYLKLFQLMTYVEGDADHGFTITIDGPTSLFKPSTRYGLAIAKLLPALLHVTKWSLTATLQSRDPYSGVPKTGRFSLNDHCGLVTHYPPGKPYDSMLEAAFANRWDALKTEWILEREVDLIPIPGSVMIPDFRLVHPDGRTFLLEIIGFWRPEYLQKKFAQVRRAECDNLIIAISERLNLDKAGVKVANVPAKVIWFKDKLSPKAVLEVLE; encoded by the coding sequence ATGCTACCGACTGAGCTGTTAATCAATAGACAAAATGGGGAAACCATTATTCCCAAACGCTTGCCCATCAACTCCGAAACCTGTGCGATCGCCACAGAGTTAATCACCTGCTTCCAAAATGCCATAGGTAGCACCCAAGGTGATCTGGATCGACAGTTGTCAGAATTTGAAGGCGATAGTCCTGATTATCGGGTTAAACGGGGTCTAGCTCATATTCTCAAAAGCAGCTTCTGCACCTTTGAAGTCGTCAGTCCCCTCGAACCGAAAGAACTGCGGCAGCGCGTCTTCACTCTTTCCGCCCAAGCTGTGCCCAGCCATCAAGCGTCCGAAGCCACTCTGGAAACGCTCAGCATTACCCTGAGTAAGGAGTTAAACCACGAAGTCTTGCCCCAGCACATTCGTGTTGGTCTGTATGCAGATTTACAGGAAAATCGGATTCTCACCCAGTTTGAAGACCCCGCACCGGAGGCACTCATCCACCGCTACAACTTATCTCAAGTGCAGGGAATCTTTTATCGTGCCAGTCAGATGGCGCTCAATGCTCATCGCAATGTCCCTGGGGAGTATAAGCTGTTATTCCGCTATTTAAAGTTATTTCAGTTGATGACTTATGTGGAAGGCGACGCCGATCATGGTTTCACAATTACCATTGATGGCCCAACCAGTTTATTTAAGCCGAGTACCCGCTATGGTTTAGCGATCGCCAAACTTCTGCCAGCTTTACTGCATGTTACCAAATGGAGTCTTACAGCAACCTTACAAAGCCGCGATCCTTACAGCGGCGTTCCTAAAACTGGACGTTTTAGCCTAAATGACCATTGTGGTTTAGTCACTCACTATCCTCCGGGTAAGCCCTATGACAGTATGTTAGAAGCCGCCTTTGCGAACCGTTGGGATGCTCTCAAAACGGAGTGGATACTAGAGCGAGAAGTTGACCTAATTCCCATTCCTGGGAGTGTAATGATTCCTGATTTCCGCCTCGTCCATCCTGATGGACGTACTTTTTTATTAGAAATTATTGGTTTCTGGCGTCCGGAGTACTTACAAAAGAAATTTGCTCAGGTGCGTCGAGCGGAATGCGATAACTTAATTATTGCTATTTCTGAGCGGCTGAATTTGGATAAAGCAGGGGTCAAGGTGGCGAATGTTCCGGCTAAAGTGATTTGGTTTAAGGATAAGCTTTCGCCCAAAGCCGTGCTGGAAGTTTTAGAGTAG